CCAGCGCGTTTCCTTTCTCATTGAAGACATGCGCCTGGGAGACATCAAGCGCGAGTTCCATCGCCGCGCCGGGGACGGCGCGACAACGTGACGGCAGACGCGCGGCAAACGCGGCGTTGGACAAAGGAACTTCGCCGGACTCGGCTGCCTTCGCCGTCGCGGTGAGAGGTTTTACTCCCGCGTCGAAATAAACTATCTGCTCGTGCCCCATCGCTTCGACAGCGACCACGCGAACCTGAAGGCGCTGGCCGGATGCATCTTGTTCCGGCGCTCGGAACGCTTCCGGTCGCAAGCCGATGATGAGTTTGCCAATCTGCGACAGGCCGCTGGGCGAAAACCGTTTCGTAACTGCTTCGGGCAGCGGCAGCACTTCATTGCCAAAACGAAAGCCCGGCGCGCCGTTCGCGGTCGTGGCGCTCGCGTTTTCAAACAAGTTCATGCGCGGACTGCCGAGAAATGTCGCTACGAACACGTTCGCCGGACATTCGTAAAGTTCCTTCGGCGTTCCCGCTTGTTGCAACTGCCCGTGATGGAGCACTGCCAGCCGGTCGCCCATCGTCATCGCTTCGACCTGATCGTGGGTGACGTAAAGCGTCGTGGTGCGCAACCGCTTTTGCAGCGCGGTGATTTCGCGGCGCATTTGCACGCGAAGCTGGGCGTCAAGATTGGAGAGCGGCTCGTCCATCAGGAACACTGCCGGCTCGCGCCCCAGCGCGCGCCCCATCGCCACGCGCTGCCGCTGGCCGCCGGAAAGCTGGCCGGGCTTGCGTTCGAGCAGTGACTCCAATTCGAGCAGCCGCGCGACTTTCGTGACGCCCGCATTGATGCGGTCCTTCGCCCAGCCTGCCATCTGCAACGGAAACTCCAGATTCTTGCGCACGGTCTTGTGCGGGTAGAGCGCGTAATTCTGGAATACCATCGCGATGTCGCGCTGTTGCGGCGGCAGATCGTTGACGATGCGGTCGCCGATGCGGATTTCGCCCGAAGTTGTTTCTTCCAGGCCAGCCAGCATTCGCAGGATGGTGGATTTGCCGCAACCACTTGGGCCGACGAGCACCATGAATTCGCCGTCGTTGATCGCGAGATTGAAATCGCGGACGGCGTGCGTGCCGTCGGCGAAGCTCTTGTTCACTTGATGAAATTCTATTGTTGCCATGTCTGCTTGCGCTTCGGTTCAGCCTTTCACTCCCGTCATCGCGATGCCGCGCACGAACCATTTTTGGAACACGAGGAACACTGCCAGAACGGGCACGACCATCAACGTGCCGAATGCCATGATGTCGCCCCATTGCACCGGCTTGTTCGACGAGAAGTAGCCGAGCGCCACGGGCAACGGTTGGTATTCCGGGCCGCGCGTCACCATCAACGGCCAGAGGAAGAATCCCCAGTGCAGCAGGAACGTCAGGATGGCGACGGCGGCGTAGGCGGGTTTGGCCAGTGGCGCGATGATGAAGAAAAACGTCCGCCACGGCCCTGCGCCGTCCACGCGCGCGGCTTCCTCCAGTTCGCGCGGCAGGCCGTTGAAGAATGTGTAGAACAGATAGATCGCGAACGGATTGGCGATGAAGGGCACGATCTGCGCGCGAAACGAATTCGTCCACCCGGCGAAGGTCATCTCGAAAAAGAGCGGCACGACGATGGCCTCGTAAGGAATGATCAGCAGCACGATCACCGCCGCGAGCACGGTCGCGCGTCCGCGCCAGCGCAAACGCGCGAGCGCATAGCCGGCCATCGAATTGACGAGCAGCCCGGCCAAGACGACCGAACCGACGATGAGCAGCGAGTTCAGGAAGAAGTGGGTGAAGTCGAGTTGGCGGAAGACGGCGCGGTAATTATCCAGGGTCGCATCCATCGGCAGCATGGCCTGCCATCCGAGCGCCAGCACTTTTTCATTTGGCCGGAGACTGCCGGCGAGCATGAACCAAAGAGGTCCGAGAAAACTGATCGTCGCGAAGATGAGCAACGCACCCGAAGTCCACGATGCGAAGCGTTCGGATTTCGGATTTTACTTTCATCTCATCTGCCTTTCCTGCCGCACCAGAAAGTGCTGCGCCAACGCCACGAGGCAGACGAGGGCGAAGAACACCACCGACATCGCCGCGCCCAACCCAACCTGGTTGCGTTCCCGCGCGGCCACAAACGATTCAAACATCACGGTTGTCGTCGCGTCCTGCGGGCCGCCCTGGGTGAGAATCCACACTTGATCGAACAAACGAAATGAGAGAATGGTCGTGACCATGACGACGAAGATCAGAGTGTTGCGCAGTTGGGGCAGCGTGACATGCCAGAACTGATGCCGTCGGCCCGCACGATCAATTGCCGCCGCCTCGTAAAGCTCGTGCGGAATCGCCTGCAAGCCCGCGAGCAGGATGACCATTTGATAACCCACGCCCTGCCAGATGGACATGAGCATGATCGCCGGCATCGCCAGCGCGGGATGCCGCAGGAAATCCGCCGGTTGCCACGCACCGAATGTGATCGTGTGAAGGAATTGGTTCATCATTCCCGACGAGCCGGGTGCGAGGAGGAGCGCCCACACCACGGACACCAACGCCATCGGATAAATCACCGGCATGAAAAACACGGTGCGGAAAAACACCATTCGTTTGAACGGACGATTTACGAGCAGCGCCAACCCCAACGCGAGCGCCGTTTGCAGCGGCACGACCACGGCGGCGAAGCAGAGGTTGTTCAACAACGCCCGCTGAAAACCGGAGTCGGCGAACATTCGCGCGTAATTCTCCCATCCGATCCAGCGCGTGGGCAGCGGTGAGTTGAAGCGAAAGTTCGTGAAGCTCAACCCCACGGCGAGAACAAACGGCAGCAGCAGAAACAACAACAACCCCGCGAGCGCCGGACTCGCCATGCCCCACGCGGCAAGCGTTTCGCGGTGACGGCTCGCGCTGACTTTACTTGGTCGCGTAGCCGTCATTGTCGCGAATGTCTTGGTCAATCGTTTTCACCGCGCCGTCTAGCGCGCTTTTCACATCGCCGCCTTCGATCACCTTCGCCATGACTTCCTGAAACGCGGAGGTGATGACCGGATACGCAGGCGTCACGGGCCGGGCCACAGCGGATTGATTGAGTTGCTCGGCGTAAAGGTGCAGCGGGCCGCCGGCGCGATAGAGTTCGGATCGTTCGATCACCGAACGGCGGGCGGGAACAGCGCCGTTCGCGGCGACGATGGCTTCGATTTCTTCCGGTCGCAGGAGGAACTCGATGAATCGCAACGCGGCTTCCGGGTTGCGGCATTCCCGCGTCACGCCCCAAGCCCACGAACCCATGCCCGTGCGTGAGCCTTGGCCGAAGTTCGGAAGTGGCAGCAAAACCAGTTGTTCGCCGAACGCCTGCCGGTAGCGCGGATATTCCCAATGGCCAACCCACGAAATCGCGGCGCGGCCATCCACAAATGCGCGCCCATCGGTGTTCGGGTCAACGTAACCAGCCTTGAACCATTGCCGCACATGGGCGAGCGCCTCGACTGCTTTGGACGAGTTCAACACGCCATCGGCGGATTGGTATTTCGTGCGGTCAATCAAGTCCGCGCCCGCACTCACGAGGCTGGCGTAAAATCCATACGTCCACCACTCACCGCGATAATCGCGCTTCAAGTCGAGTACCTGGCTGTCGCCGCCGGAACGCTTTTCCTGTTCGGCCAACCGCGCGAGCAACGAGTTGAATTCGTCAGTCGTCCATGCGCTGGCCGCGTTCGTTGGGACGCGCGCATTGACCTGTTCAAGCAAACGGCGGTTGGCAAACAGGCCCAACCCGGAATCAAACGTCCCCACCGCGTAGAACTTCCCGCCATACGTGCCCTGCTGCACAATGGACGGCAGCAAGTCCGATTGAACTTCAGCGGACAAACCTTCCAGCGGCTTGAGGTAACCTTTCCACACGTAGTTGGCGAGCAGCGGCCCGTCGAATTCCAGCACGTCCGGCAACTGGCCGCTGGCGGCTGCGGATTGCACCTGCGTGTCGTAGTTCGCCTCGGCGATTTCCACCAGCCGCGCCGAAACATTGGTCTGACTCTCGTTGAACCGTTTCACCTGATCCTGAACGGTCTTCCATTCCTCCGGCTTGCCGTGGTGTGCCCAAACCGTGATCGGGGCGCGTCCGTCGGCGGTTTTCCCGCCTGCATCTGGCTTCCGGCCGCACCCCGCAGACAGGCACAGGGCAAACGCCAGTCCGATGGCGACCCAAGTTTCATTGCGCGGGCCGGACCCATAACGAGGCCGGACGTGTCCGAGATTGGTTTCGATATCTTGGATCTCGTTGGTTGCTCGTTCAGCCTGTGAATCATGCGAAGATGCCGTTGACTTCATTCGGGCCTTTGCGACGGAGAGTCGAAGCGATGCGGCAGTCGGTTCGCCGCATAATGCTGTTCATTGGATGGCGGCCCGACCACCCTGTTTGCCTCCGGGAGAGCGCTCTCCCGGACCCTTTGTTGCGAGAGGCAATCATAGCCCGCAATGCCTTCAATTCGCAAGCAGCACTCTGCGCAGTTTTCACTCACTACCGCTAAACACCCATTACAATCTCCACCGGAATCCGCAGCGTTCGCCACACCGCACCTCGTCGCACATTCGCCAGGGAGTCTGCCCATCCAGCGCGAGACAGGCGAAGCTGTTCCCCGGGCAGGCGGCCCTCCAGCAAGGAACTTCAGTGCAGCAGCCAGAAGAAAAGGATCGTCACCGGAGTGGGCGGACACGGGACGCCTTCATCTTGGGGCTGAAAGCAGTCGGTCTTGATCAACGGTTTCGGACTTAGGCAGACGCGGACTGGCTGGGCCGATTAGCGTGTCGGTTTCGGTGAACGTTCGTTCGCCGCTTTCGGCCCGCCGGATTAGTTTCATTCGCAGCACCCGCGTTCCGGCCATTTTCTCGACGCGCAAATCCCATTCGCCAAATGTCACGGCATCGCCGACTCGTGGAAATCGGCCCAGCCGCTGAGTCATCAAACCCGACACGGTGCAAACCTCCGCCTCCTCGTCGAATCGTTCGCCGACCAACTCGCCCAATTTGTGCGCGGGCAAAGAACCGTTCAGTTCCCAAGAATCTTCGCCCGTTCGTCGGACGAGCGGTTCTTCCTGATCGAATTCATCTTCAATCGGACCAACCAGTTCCTCCAGCACGTTTTCCAAGGTCACCAATCCAACCGTGCCGCCGTATTCGTCCACGACCAGCGCGAAATGCAGTTTGCGCTGGAGGAAAAGCGTGAGGAGCTTTTCCAATCGTGCGGTTTCCGGGATGAAGATGATTTTACGGGCTGCTACTGCCAGGTCACGACCGCACTTTGCCTCGTGCCGCAAGGCCACAATGTCCTTGGAGTTGACGACGCCGAGTGTCTTGTCCAAGTCGCCTCCTTCGCACAGCGGGAAACGCGAATAACGAGTTCGCTGGGCCAGGGCCAGGCACTCGCCGATGCTGGCCTCGGTGTCCATTCCGACAATTTCGTGCCGTGGTCGCATCACTTCGCGCGCGCGACGTTGTCGCAGGGTGAAGGCATTCAGTGCGATGTCCTGTCCCATCGTTGGACCGTCGGCGTGGCGTCGCGATTCGCCGAGGATCAAGCGGATTTCCTCCTCGGAATGGATCAACTCAGACTCGTTGACCGGCTGAAGCCCACAGCGCCGTAACAGCCAAAAGGCGGCGTGGTTGAGAAGCCAGATGACGGGATAAAATAGTTTGTAAAAACATTGCAGCGGTGTCGCGACCCACAGGGAGGTCGCCAGTGGCTTTTGAATAGCCAGCGATTTGGGCGCGAGTTCGCCCACGACAATGTGCAGGAAGGTGATGACCGTGAAGCCGACTGCGAAGGCGAGCCAGTCCGCTTGCGCCGGGTCAACGCTGAAGTATTTCAGCACTGGCGCTAACAGGGACGCGAACACCGGCTTGCCCACCCAGCCGAGACCCAAGCTGGCCAGCGTGATGCCGAGTTGAGTAGAGCTAAGGGCCGCGTCGAGATTCCGCACAATGCGCCGCGCGACCTTCGCCCGACGATGGCCTTTGGCCACCAAGGTTTCGAGCTGGGTATCGCGGATTTTGACCAGGGCGAACTCCGCCGCGACGAAAAAGCCATTGAGCAGAACCAGCAACGGCACTGCCGCCAGTTGCAGGATTGTCATTGGAATTTCGTTGGCGTTCATGTGTGCTGGTTGCCTTCCTGCCGCTGGCGACGCGGAGTTTCGCGGACGTTCCCACGCCAGTCGGCGCGGTTTTCGAGACTTAGCCGCCGTTGCCCACCTTGCGAACCGGGTTCACGCCGCCGAATGGATTGGGCACGGCCTCCGCAGCCTGTGGATCGGGCGTCCATTGGCCGTCCACCACCAGACAATACTCGTAGTCGCCGGGCGGCAAGGCCAAGTCCTTTGCCCATCGGCCCTGGCCCAACGCGATCATGGGTGTCGCGTTCGGCTGCCACTCGTTAAAAGTGCCGGCGATGGCAACCGACTCGGCGGTGGGAGAGGCGAATTCAAAATGAATCCGCTTCGATTCGTGCTTGCCACCATTGTTTTTGTTCCTCTTGTTCTTGTTCGTTTCATTTTTCATGCTTCGACCTTTCTTCATTTGTTTGTTTATGCGACGCGGAAACGGGGATTGGCCGGCCTCACACCCGCCCGGCGACCGGCGCGCCAGACCAGCGGCCGGCCGTCAACGGATGCTGGCCGTGGCCCTTGTGCCGGAGTTGCTGACCGGTCTTGCGCCGCTCGATTTGCTGGCGCAGGGCGGTGGTGACTTTGAGCCAGGCCGCTTCCAGCGTGTGGTCGCGCGCTTCGGCATGGATGTCCGGTCCGGGCACGGCCAGCGATACAAACGCGCGGTAGGCCGGTGCGTCGCCCCGCCGCTGTTCGAGCACCACCGCAGCGGCGGTAACCGAAATGAGGTTCTGCAACCCTTCGAGCGGTTGCTCCAGCCAATGGCGCGAACTGGCGTTGAGATTGAGACCGAGAATGTGGAATTGGATTTTCATGGATTTCGATGGGTTGTGTGTTTCATTGCGCTCTTCCCGCTGGCTTTTCCGCGCCGCCTGTCCTTCGGTCTTGCAACAACAAAAACAGCATGGACGCCGAAACCGCGAGCATCAGAGTAATCATTACCGACGGGTTGGAATGTGGTGATCGTTTTCATCGCAGTGCGTTTGCACCTTTCGCATCACTCGTTTAGCCCCCAGCGGTGGTAAGGAATCGCGCTCACGAACGGAGCGGTGTAGCGTCGGTGCAGGAGCTCGTGAATACTTGTGTCACTTCCATCCGTCGGAACATGGAAACCCTGGATGCTCTCCGGCGTCGGCTGCGCTGACGACTCTGGGATTGCCGGCGCGGTTGCGTGTTTGACCTGGACCGTGCCTGACGACAAGGCACTGAACTCTTTCAAGGTGATTGTAGTTTTCATCTTGTCAGAATAAAGGCGGCGTCACCCTTAGCCTATTACGACTTTTGGAATGGACTGAAAGGTTAAAGCGAATACCATCTTCGTGTGGAATTCTTGAACTTCCATCATCTGCGTTACTTCTGGGTGGTCGCCAAGGAAGGCGGCTTGCGGAAGGCGGCGGAAAAACTACACGTCTCCCAGCCCACCATCAGCGCGCAGATTGCAGCGCTCGAAGGCGTGTTTGGAGAAAGACTTTTCCGGCGCGGCGGACGCGCATTGGCGCTCACCGAAGCTGGCCAGCACGTGTTCATCTATGCGGAGGAGATTTTTTCGATCGGTCAGGACTTGTTGGACTCGGTGAAGCAGCGGCCCACTTCACGCCCGTTGCGGCTGCGTCTCGGCGTTGCCGACGCGCTGCCCAAACTGGTCACCTACCAAATCATTAAGCGGATCTTCCGCCTTCCACAACCGGTGCAAGTTTCCTGCTGGGAAACCAAAGTCTCGGACATGCTGGTCGAACTCACTGCGTATCGCCTCGACCTCGTGCTTGCGGACGAACCGGCCTCCAGCAGCGTCACAGCCAATGTGTTCAATCATTTCCTGGGCGAATGCGGCGTGACGTTTTGCGCAGAGCCGCGACTGGCGGCGAAGCTCCGGCGCGGCTTTCCCAAATCATTGAATGGCGCGCCAGCACTGTTGCCAATGTCAAACAGCGGGTTGCGCCGATCGCTGGAAAAGTGGTTTCATGCCATCGGCCTCCGCCCGCAGTTGGTTGGAGAAATCGAGGACCCGGCCCTCGTGCACATCCTCGCGCTCCACGGCTTGGGCTTCATGGCGGTGCCGACGCTGGTCGCGAAGGAAACCGTCACCCGGTTTGGCTTTCGCGTGATTGGGCGAACAGATGACTGCAAGCAGCAATTCTATGCGATCACCCCCGAGCGCAAGCTCACGCATCCTGCCGTAGTCGCCATCACGTCCGGAGCGAAAGAGGCACTGTCAGACTGAAAGCATGATGCCACCCACCATGCTTGCCGCCGCCACCGCCGACCCGCATCCGGCGATGATCTTGCCGTTTGCGTTGATGCTGCTGTGCATCGCGCTCATGCCCTTCATCAATCTGCATTGGTGGGAGCGGCATTTTCCAAAAGTCGCGGTGGGTTTGAGCGCGGTGACGACAGTTTACTACGTGTTCTTTCTCGGCAATGCCGCGCGGATGCTGCACGTCGCGCACGAATACGCGAGCTTCATGGCGCTCATCGGCTCTCTGTTCATAGTGGCGGGTGGGATTCACATTGAGGTGAAGGGCGAAGCCAAGCCGTGGGTCAACTGCCTGTTCCTGTTCATCGGCGCG
The Verrucomicrobiota bacterium DNA segment above includes these coding regions:
- the ugpC gene encoding sn-glycerol-3-phosphate ABC transporter ATP-binding protein UgpC: MATIEFHQVNKSFADGTHAVRDFNLAINDGEFMVLVGPSGCGKSTILRMLAGLEETTSGEIRIGDRIVNDLPPQQRDIAMVFQNYALYPHKTVRKNLEFPLQMAGWAKDRINAGVTKVARLLELESLLERKPGQLSGGQRQRVAMGRALGREPAVFLMDEPLSNLDAQLRVQMRREITALQKRLRTTTLYVTHDQVEAMTMGDRLAVLHHGQLQQAGTPKELYECPANVFVATFLGSPRMNLFENASATTANGAPGFRFGNEVLPLPEAVTKRFSPSGLSQIGKLIIGLRPEAFRAPEQDASGQRLQVRVVAVEAMGHEQIVYFDAGVKPLTATAKAAESGEVPLSNAAFAARLPSRCRAVPGAAMELALDVSQAHVFNEKGNALGGISGSPD
- a CDS encoding carbohydrate ABC transporter permease, producing the protein MLAGSLRPNEKVLALGWQAMLPMDATLDNYRAVFRQLDFTHFFLNSLLIVGSVVLAGLLVNSMAGYALARLRWRGRATVLAAVIVLLIIPYEAIVVPLFFEMTFAGWTNSFRAQIVPFIANPFAIYLFYTFFNGLPRELEEAARVDGAGPWRTFFFIIAPLAKPAYAAVAILTFLLHWGFFLWPLMVTRGPEYQPLPVALGYFSSNKPVQWGDIMAFGTLMVVPVLAVFLVFQKWFVRGIAMTGVKG
- a CDS encoding sugar ABC transporter permease → MASPALAGLLLFLLLPFVLAVGLSFTNFRFNSPLPTRWIGWENYARMFADSGFQRALLNNLCFAAVVVPLQTALALGLALLVNRPFKRMVFFRTVFFMPVIYPMALVSVVWALLLAPGSSGMMNQFLHTITFGAWQPADFLRHPALAMPAIMLMSIWQGVGYQMVILLAGLQAIPHELYEAAAIDRAGRRHQFWHVTLPQLRNTLIFVVMVTTILSFRLFDQVWILTQGGPQDATTTVMFESFVAARERNQVGLGAAMSVVFFALVCLVALAQHFLVRQERQMR
- a CDS encoding sugar ABC transporter substrate-binding protein; protein product: MKSTASSHDSQAERATNEIQDIETNLGHVRPRYGSGPRNETWVAIGLAFALCLSAGCGRKPDAGGKTADGRAPITVWAHHGKPEEWKTVQDQVKRFNESQTNVSARLVEIAEANYDTQVQSAAASGQLPDVLEFDGPLLANYVWKGYLKPLEGLSAEVQSDLLPSIVQQGTYGGKFYAVGTFDSGLGLFANRRLLEQVNARVPTNAASAWTTDEFNSLLARLAEQEKRSGGDSQVLDLKRDYRGEWWTYGFYASLVSAGADLIDRTKYQSADGVLNSSKAVEALAHVRQWFKAGYVDPNTDGRAFVDGRAAISWVGHWEYPRYRQAFGEQLVLLPLPNFGQGSRTGMGSWAWGVTRECRNPEAALRFIEFLLRPEEIEAIVAANGAVPARRSVIERSELYRAGGPLHLYAEQLNQSAVARPVTPAYPVITSAFQEVMAKVIEGGDVKSALDGAVKTIDQDIRDNDGYATK
- a CDS encoding HlyC/CorC family transporter, translating into MNANEIPMTILQLAAVPLLVLLNGFFVAAEFALVKIRDTQLETLVAKGHRRAKVARRIVRNLDAALSSTQLGITLASLGLGWVGKPVFASLLAPVLKYFSVDPAQADWLAFAVGFTVITFLHIVVGELAPKSLAIQKPLATSLWVATPLQCFYKLFYPVIWLLNHAAFWLLRRCGLQPVNESELIHSEEEIRLILGESRRHADGPTMGQDIALNAFTLRQRRAREVMRPRHEIVGMDTEASIGECLALAQRTRYSRFPLCEGGDLDKTLGVVNSKDIVALRHEAKCGRDLAVAARKIIFIPETARLEKLLTLFLQRKLHFALVVDEYGGTVGLVTLENVLEELVGPIEDEFDQEEPLVRRTGEDSWELNGSLPAHKLGELVGERFDEEAEVCTVSGLMTQRLGRFPRVGDAVTFGEWDLRVEKMAGTRVLRMKLIRRAESGERTFTETDTLIGPASPRLPKSETVDQDRLLSAPR
- a CDS encoding isoamylase early set domain-containing protein, whose product is MKNETNKNKRNKNNGGKHESKRIHFEFASPTAESVAIAGTFNEWQPNATPMIALGQGRWAKDLALPPGDYEYCLVVDGQWTPDPQAAEAVPNPFGGVNPVRKVGNGG
- a CDS encoding HPF/RaiA family ribosome-associated protein — translated: MKIQFHILGLNLNASSRHWLEQPLEGLQNLISVTAAAVVLEQRRGDAPAYRAFVSLAVPGPDIHAEARDHTLEAAWLKVTTALRQQIERRKTGQQLRHKGHGQHPLTAGRWSGAPVAGRV
- a CDS encoding LysR family transcriptional regulator; translation: MEFLNFHHLRYFWVVAKEGGLRKAAEKLHVSQPTISAQIAALEGVFGERLFRRGGRALALTEAGQHVFIYAEEIFSIGQDLLDSVKQRPTSRPLRLRLGVADALPKLVTYQIIKRIFRLPQPVQVSCWETKVSDMLVELTAYRLDLVLADEPASSSVTANVFNHFLGECGVTFCAEPRLAAKLRRGFPKSLNGAPALLPMSNSGLRRSLEKWFHAIGLRPQLVGEIEDPALVHILALHGLGFMAVPTLVAKETVTRFGFRVIGRTDDCKQQFYAITPERKLTHPAVVAITSGAKEALSD